From the genome of Streptomyces sp. V2I9:
GCGCACCGGCATCATGGCCGGTTCCCCCTGCCCGGCCGAGGTGATGAAGCGGGTCGTCGCGGAGATGCACATGGCCGAGGTGTCGATCTGCTACGGGATGACGGAGACGTCGCCGGTCTCCACGCAGACCCGCCGCGACGACGACCAGGAGCGCCGCACCGGCACGGTGGGCCGCGTGCTGCCCCACATCGAGGTGAAGGTGGCCGACCCGGTCACCGGGGTCACGCTGCCGCGCGGCACCCCCGGCGAACTGCGCACGCGGGGTTACAGCGTCATGCTCGGCTACTGGGACCAGCCCGAGCGCACCGCCGAAGTCGTCGACGCGGGGCGGTGGATGCACACGGGGGACCTGGCGGTGATGCGCGAGGACGGGTACGTCCAGGTCGTCGGCCGGATCAAGGACATGATCATCCGGGGCGGCGAGAACGTGTATCCGAGGGAGATCGAGGAGTACCTGTACGCCCATCCGAAGATCGCCGATGTCCAGGTGGTCGGGGTGCCGGACGAGCGGTACGGCGAGGAGATCCTGGCCTGTGTCATCCCCCGTGACCCGGCCGACCCGCCGACCCTGGAGGAGGTGAACGCGTTCTGCCGGGAGCGGCTGGCGCACTACAAGATCCCGCGCAGGCTGCGGATCCTGACGGCCTTCCCGATGACGGTCAGCGGAAAGGTCCGCAAGATCGAACTGCGCGAGACCTACGCAGACTGACGCGAAACGAGACCTGCGCCGACCGACGTGAAACCTGCGGCACCGAGGCGATGCCTGCGCGGACCGGGAGGCCGGCGCACGCGGCGCGGCGCACGGAAAGGCGGTGACCCCGTACGGGACGGGGCCACCGCGCGCGGACACCACGTGGACGTCGGGTCAGGCGGCTTCGATGATGTCGGGGTCGCCGCGGGTCGCCGCCGCCCACTCGACGAGCAGCACCTCATAGGTCGCCGCCGATGCCTCGGACCAGTCGGTTCCGGTGGCGTCGACGAGCGCGCGGATCGCCTCGTTGGCCTGCTCGGCGGCGGGCGCGGGACGGGCTGCTGGGGAGGAGCTGTCCGGGAGTAAAGCCATGCGCACAGCTTACGCGCCGCCACCGACAGCTACCGCTTCCGAAGCGCCGGACGCCCCCGAAGTGTCCGGAAGAAGCGGTGGCCGTGCGACCGTTCGTGCGTTCTTCGGCGGGGGGACGGCGGCCAGTTCGCGGCGCATGCACACCCGTGGCCAGCGGTCGAGTCCGTGCTGGGCCTCCTCGCCGCGGATCGTCCGCAGCCCGTCGGTGAGCTCTTCCTCACACAGGACCCGGAAGCCGATCCGGGCGTAGTACGGGGCGTTCCACGGCACGTCGGTGAAGGTGGTCAGGGTCAGCGCCGTCATCCCGTGCCGCGCGGCCACGCCGGCGAGATGGGCGATCAGTTCCCGTCCGATGCCCCGGCGGGCGGCGGCGGGGTCGACCGAGACCTGCTCGATGTGCAGGGCGTCGTCGACGGGGTCGGCGAGCACATAGCCGAGCGGCCGGTCGCCGGTGGCGGAGAGGGGGTCGGTGGCCACCCAGCAACGGCCTGCCTGCCGGTAGCTCTCCAGCAGGTCGAGCGGGGGCGGATCGTCGTCGGCCACGAAGGCCATGCCGAGGGCGCGGAACGGTTCCCCTGCGGCGCGCTCGATGTCCTGGAGTACCGGGAGATCCGAGCGTCTGGCGGAGCGGATACGCATGTACTCAGTGTGCCGCGCCGGAGCCCCGGCCGGTACGCGAGGCGCTGGATTCCGGCTCCCGGCGGCGTGGCCGGACGCGGGGCCGGGGCCGTACCCCGCACGCCGGTCAGGCGCCGGTGCCGACCAGGTCCTCGGCCGGACCGTTCACCGGCCGAGGGGTCCCGGTGAGGTCCAGGACGAAGAGGGGGAGCCCGACGCCGTCCGCACGGGCCAGCGCGTCGGCCGCGTACCCCGTGAGGGAGAAGAACACCCCGGCCGCCGACGCGCCCAGCGCGTTGAGCCAGAGGGTCTCGACCGCGCGCAGGGGGACCGGGTGGGTACGGGAGTCCACGCGCGCGACGACCCCGTCGCCCCGCAGGTCGATCCCGGAGGCCGGGCCCGCGCCGGGCCGGCCGACGTCGCGGTAGCCCAGCCAGGTCAGATACAGGCCGGCCGCGCTCACCGCGTCGTGGCCCGTACGGATCGTCACCGGGTGGAACGCCGGGCGCGGGTGGGCGGCGGTGCGCGGCAGCGGGATGTGGGCGGGTGCGGCCGGTTCGGGCGGCGCCGTCGCGGTGGCCGCGGTGCGTACCGGAATGCGCAGGACGGTCCCGCACGGGCAGCACAGCTCGGGCCGCGGCCACTGGTCCTCCCGCGCGCAGGACGCGCAGCGCACGGTGACCCACGTGTCGTTCCAGCTCCGGCGGGTGACCCGGACCGCCGGGGCGCCGCGCAGCAGCGGCGGGGCCGTGGGCTCCCCGCACGGGCACGGGTAGGCCGGTGCGCTGTAGGTGTGGTCCCGGCCGCATACAGGACACCGGACCGGCACGGACTCCACGTTCGCCTCCCTGTGTTCGTCTCGCTCCGGCACGGGCCCACGACCGAACCGTGCGCCCTGCCTCCCTCGTCGCGCCATCGTCCACCAGGAGCGAAGTCCCGGGGAGGGAATCGGTGGACTTCGCACCGGGCGTGCGGTCTTTTCCGGCCGCCCCGGCCCCCCTCGCACCGCCCTTGACGGGGGTCCCGCCACGTTTTAGATTGATTCCGTATAACAGAAGTAAGTTTCCGTCATACGGAATTGGTGCTCTCAGGTGGCGCGACAGAGCCCGACTCCACCAATCCCGAGCAGGAGCTTCCATGCCTCGTATGACCGCTGCCCGAGCGGCAGTTGAGATCCTGAAGCGCGAAGGCGTCAGCAACGCGTTCGGTGTTCCGGGCGCGGCGATCAACCCCTTCTACGCTGCCCTCAAGGCCGCCGGCGGGGTCCACCACACGCTGGCCCGCCATGTCGAGGGCGCCTCCCACATGGCCGAGGGCTACACCCGAGCCGGGGCCGGCAACATCGGCGTCTGCATCGGTACGTCGGGCCCGGCGGGCACCGACATGATCACCGGTCTGTACTCCGCCATCGCCGACTCCATCCCGATCCTGTGCATCACGGGCCAGGCTCCGACCGCCGTCCTGCACAAGGAGGACTTCCAGGCCGTCGACATCGCCTCCATCGCGCGGCCGGTCACCAAGGCGGCCACCACCGTCCTGGAGGCCGCACAGGTCCCCGGCGTCTTCCAGCAGGCGTTCCATCTGATGCGCACCGGGCGCCCCGGCCCGGTCCTCATCGACCTGCCGATCGATGTGCAGCTCACCGAGATCGAGTTCGACCCCGAGCTGTACGAGCCCCTCCCGGTGCACAAGCCCGCCGCCTCCCGCAAGCAGATCGAGCGGGCCCTGGCGATGCTGAACGCCTCGGAGCGCCCGCTCCTCGTCGCGGGGGGCGGCATCATCAACGCCGACGCCTCCGGACTCCTCGTGGAGTTCGCCGAACTGACGGGAGTCCCGGTCGTCCCGACCCTGATGGGCTGGGGCGTCCTCCCCGACGACCACGAGCTGAACGCCGGCATGGTGGGCCTGCAGACCTCGCACCGCTACGGCAACGCGAACTTCCTGGAGTCCGACTTCGTCCTCGGCATCGGCAACCGCTGGGCCAACCGCCACACCGGCAAGCTGGACGTCTACACCCGCGGCCGCACCTTCGTCCACGTGGACATCGAGCCCACCCAGCTCGGCAAGATCTTCGCCCCGGACCTCGGCATCGCCTCCGACGCCAAGGCGGCACTGGAACTCTTCGTCGAGGTGGCCCGCGAGCTGAAGGCCGAGGGCGGACTGAAGGACCGTTCGGCCTGGGCCGCCTCCACGCAGGAGCGCAGGGCGACGCTCCAGCGGCGCACCCACTTCGACAGCGTTCCGCTCAAGCCGCAGCGCGTGTACGAAGAGATGAACCGGGCGTTCGGCCCGGAGACCCGCTACGTCACCACGATCGGGCTCTCCCAGATCGCCGGCGCGCAGATGCTGCACGTCTACCGGCCGCGCCACTGGATCAACTGCGGCCAGGCCGGTCCGCTCGGCTGGACGATCCCGGCCGCGCTGGGCGTCGCCACGGCGGACCCGGAGGGCACGGTCGTGGCCCTCTCCGGCGACTACGACTTCCAGTTCATGCTGGAGGAGCTGGCGGTGGGCGCCCAGCACCGCATCCCGTACGTCCACGTGCTGGTGAACAACTCGTACCTGGGGCTCATCCGGCAGGCGCAGCGGAACTTCGACATCGACTTCCAGGTCAACCTGGAGTTCGAGAACCTCAACTCCCCGGAGCTGGGCGTCTACGGCGTCGACCACGTCAAGGTCGTCGAGGGACTCGGCTGCAAGGCGATCCGGGTCACCGAGCCGGACCAGCTGCTGCCGGCCTTCGAGGAGGCCAAGAAGCTGGCGGCGGAGTTCCGGGTGCCGGTGGTCGTGGAGGCGATCCTGGAGCGGGTCACGAACATCGCGATGGGCGGCAGCGACATCGCGTCGGTGAACGAGTTCGAGGATCTGGCCACGGACCCGTCCCACGCCCCGACCGCGATCCGCCCCCTGACGGCGTCCTGACGCTCCCGTCACCCGACAGGGCCCCCGGGCCGGAGCGAACCTCTCCGGCCCGGGGGCCCTGCGCTGTGCCCCGCGTGCCGCCTGCCCGGCGCGGCCCCACGGACCGAAGAGGTGTCCCACCGGCTGAAGACGTGCGGGCACGCGGAAGGGCGCGGAGTACGGGACCGTATCCGTACTCCGCGCCCTCGTTCAGCGGGTGACAGGGACCGCGGCGGCGGCGATCGGTCCGGGGGAGGGCGTCTCCTCCAGGTCAGGGGACGGTCCCCGGTCCTTCACCACCGCACTGGCATCGCTCGACCGCCGCGGCCTCGTCGTCCTGCCCGTGCCGCGCGGCACCCCTCATCCGGGTGCGCGGTACGGGCAGGGGACCGGGAGGCTCAGTCCTCGCGCAGGGCGCGGACCGCCTCCTCCACGCGCTTGCCGTAGTCGGCGTCCGCGGCGTGGAAGTGGGCGAGGTTCTTCTCGATCACGTCGTCGCGGGTGACCTGCGAAAGGCCCCCGGCGATGTTCGCGACCAGACGGCCCTTCTCGTCCTCGGACATGAGCCGGTACAGCTCGCCGGCCTGGAAGAAGTCGTCGTCCTTGGCGTGGGCGGGCGCCTCGTGCGTCCCCGTCCAGCCGTGGACCGCGAGCGGGGAGGACAGTGCCGCGTCGGTCTGTGCCGGACCGGCGTACGAGTTGGGCTCGTAGTTCTTGTCGTGGCGGGAGCCGTAGCGGGTCGCGTGGAGCCCGTCGCGGCCGTAGTTGTCGACCACGGGGTTCCGCGGCGCGTTCACCGGCAGCTGGGTGTGGTTGACACCGAGGCGGTAGCGGTGCGCGTCCGCGTAGGCGAACAGCCGGCCCTGGAGCATCTTGTCCGGGGACGGGCCGATGCCGGGAACGAAGTTGTTCGGGGAGAACGCGGCCTGCTCGACCTCGGCGAAGACGTTGTCCGGGTTGCGGTCCAGGACCAGGCGGCCGACCCGCTGGAGCGGGTGGTCGGCGTGCGGCCACACCTTGGTGAGGTCGAACGGGTTGAACCGGTACTCCGCGGCCTCGGCGGCCGGCATCACCTGGACGTACAGCGTCCAGGACGGGTTGACGCCGCGCTCGATGGCCTGGAGCAGGTCCGTCTGGTGCGAGTTGGCGTCCTTGCCGACGAGTTCGGCGGCCTGCTCGGAGGAGAGGGACCGCACACCCTGGTTCGTCTTGAAGTGGTACTTGACGAAGAACGCCTCACCCTTCGCGTTCGTCCACTGGTAGGTGTGCGAGCCGTACCCGTTCATGTGGCGGTACGAGGCGGGGATGCCGCGGTCGCCCATCAGCCACGTCACCTGGTGCGTCGCCTCGGGGGAGTGCGCCCAGAAGTCCCAGACGTTGTCCGGCTCCTGACGGCCCGTGAACGGGTCGCGCTTCTGCGAGTGGATGAAGTCGGGGAACTTGATCGGGTCCTTGATGAAGAACACCGGGGTGTTGTTGCCGACCAGGTCGTAATTGCCCTCGTCCGTGTAGAACTTGAGGGCGAAGCCGCGCGGGTCGCGGACCGCGTCCGCACCGCCGAGCGAGTCCGCGACCGTGGAGAAGCGGATGAACGTCTCGGTGCGCTTGCCGACTTCGGAGAGGAAGTCGGCGCGGGTGAAGCCGGTGACGTCGTCGGTGACCTCGAAGTAGCCGTACGCGCCGGAGCCACGGGCGTGCACCACGCGCTCCGGGATGCGCTCACGGTTGAAGCGGGCGAGCTTCTCCAGGAGGTGCTGGTCCTGGAGGAGGAGCGGCCCGCCGACGCCGGCGGAGGCGGAGTTCTGGTTGTCGGCGACCGGGGCGCCTGACTCGGTCGTGAGCACACGCTTAGCCATGTGGCGGGATGACCTTTCGTACGAGCTGCTGACGGCTTCAGGAGCGTAAATTCGCCGTGAGACAACGTCAACAGTTTGTTGAAAACGAAGTATGAGGTTCCGGGTCGCGGCAGCGCCTGGGCGCGACAGGACAGGTGTCAGCGCCACCGCGACCCGGAGTTCGTGGGCCTCTCCGTATCGAAGAGGCGGCCCCTGTGGGGGAGGAGGTCAGACCTGGGAGCCGGACAGCCGCTCCACCGAGCGCAGCAGCGCCGAGTGGTCGAGGCCGCCGTCGCCCTGGGCGCGCAGCGAGGCGACCAGCTGGGCGACCACACCGCCGACGGGCAGGGCCGCGCCGACGTTGCGGGCGGCGTCCGTGACGATGCCCATGTCCTTGTGGTGCAGGTCGATCCGGAAGCCGGGGGTGAAGTCCCGCTTCAGGAAGTTGTCCTTCTTGCGGGCCAGCACGGTCGAGCCGGCGAGACCGCCGTTCAGTACGTCGAGCGCGGCGGCGAGGTCCACCCCGGACTTCTCCAGGAAGACCACGGCCTCGGCGCACGCCTGGATGTTGACCGCGACGATGAGCTGGTTGGCGGCCTTCACCGTCTGGCCGGAGCCGTGCGGACCGCAGAGGGCGATCGTTTTGCCGAGCGCCTCCAGCAGCGGCTTCGCGGCGTCGAAGTCGGCCTGCTCGCCGCCGACCATGATGGACAGGACCGCCTCGATGGCGCCCGCCTCACCGCCGGAGACCGGCGCGTCCAGGACCCGGATGCCCTTGGCCGCCGCGTTCTCGGCCAGGTCCACCGAGGTCTGCGGGGTGATGGAGGACATGTCCACCAGCAGTGCGCCGCGCTTCGCGTTCTCCAGGATGCCGTCCGGCCCGTAGGCGACGGCCTCGACCTGCGGGGACGCGGGCACCATCGTGATGACGACGTCCGCGTCCCTCACCGCGTCCGCGATGGAGGAGGCACCGGTGCCGCCGGCCGCGACCAGCCGGTCGATCTTGTCCTGCTCCAGGGTGTATCCGGTGACGGAGTACCCGGCCTTGATCAGGTTCTCGGACATGGGGGAGCCCATGATGCCGAGACCGATCCACGCGACCTTGGGGAGGGGGTTGCTCATGAGGGTGCCTTCCTGGAAAACGTGTGTACGCAAGGGGGTTGGGCGCTCCACCGAGGCCGCCCCGGCCCGTCCGCGGTGCCGTGGGCCGGCCGGTCGTGGGCCGGCCGGTCAGCGGTCCGCCCGGGCCGCTTCCGGGAGCCAGTCGAAGGCCTCCGCGCTCGGCCGGTCGCCCGGCTTGTACTCCAGGCCGACCCGGCCCGTGTACCCGGCGTCCTTCAGCTCGTCGAGCAGCCGCTCCAGCGGGAGCGAACCGGTGCCCGGCGCGCCGCGTCCCGGATTGTCGGCGATCTGGACGTGGCCGGTCTTCGCGGCGTACGCCTTGATCACCTGGCTCAGGTCCTCGCCGTTCATCGACAGGTGGTAGAGGTCCAGCAGGAACTTCGCGTTCCCGAGGCCCGCCGCCGCGTTGACCCGGTCGACGACTTCGATCGCGGCCGGTGCGCTGACCAGCGGATAGAGCGGCGACTCCGGCTCGTTGAGGGTCTCGACGAGCAGGATCGCCCCGACCCGGTCCGCCGCGCGGGCGGCCAGGACCAGGTTCTCCAGCGCGAGCGCGTCCTGGACCTGCGGGTCCGTGCCCTCGACGCGGTTGCCGTACAGCGCGTTGAGCGCCGTGCAGCCGACCGAGGCGGCGAAGCCGGCCGCCACCTCGATGTTGGCGCGGAAGCGGTCCGCCTCCTCACCCGGCACGGAGAGTGCGCCGCGGTCGGGGCCGGGGAGCTGTCCGGCGTAGAAGTTCAGCCCCACCAGCTGGGTACCGGCGTCGTCGAGCGCCTTCCTGAGGGCGTCGAGCTCAGCCTGCGGCGGGGTGGGGGTCTCGGTCCAGGGCCACCACAGCTCGACCGCTGTGAAGCCCGCCGCGGCGGCTGCCGCGGGGCGCTCCAGGAGCGGGAGTTCCGTGAAGAGGATCGAGAGGTTCACATCGAAGCGCTGGTCCGGGTATCCCATGAGGGTTCGGCGCTCCTTCCGTATTGCGGAAGTTTCTTTCTGCTTAACGGAAGATTGCCCGGCGGGCGGCGAGGCTGTCAAGAGGTGTCCGCGAATTCGCCCCGGTCGGCGGGCGTGCCCTGCGGCCGGGCGGGGCCGGTGGTCCGCGACCGGCGACGGAGATCCCCCGCCGGCGCCGGTCGCGGTACGCGTCGTGCCGCTCCCGCCGCTCCCCGGGGCCGCCCGGTGGACCTCGCGCGCACGGGAGGGGGGGGCTGTCCAGCGGTTACAGTCGTGGCCGAGCCGCGGGGGCCCGCACCCGGGGCGCGGACACCAGGGAGGAACAGTGCGCTTGAGGGTGGAATTCACCACCGAGCCGTTCGATCTCGACGAGGCGCCCACCCATGCGGTGGTGGCCCGCGAGGTGATCCAGAGCGCCGAGCTGGACGCCGTCGACGTCGGCCCCTTCGGCAACACCGCGGAAGGGGGCGCGGACGAGGTGCTCACCGCCGTCGGCTCCCTGCTGCGCCGGGCCCTGGCCTCGGGCGCCACGCGGGTCTCGCTCCAGGTGAACGTGATCGAGGGGGACGCGCCGTGACCGATTCCGTCGATCACCCCCCTGCCGCCGACGCCCCCTCTCCGGCGGCGGACCACCCGCCGGCCGCGCTCGACCACCCCTTCGTCTCGGCCGTGAAGCCGCTCGTCGACGCGATGGGCGCGGAGCTGCTGGGTCCGGACCGCGCCGAACAGGACGACATCGTCCTCGCCTGGGAGGGCCGGGACGTCATAGCCGTACGGCTTCCGCAGCTCTCCGACTCGCTGGACCACATCCTCGCCGCGATGGAGCGCCGCCACGGGATGCCGCTCGCCGACCTGGACCGCAAGGCCAAGCAGTCCGTCGTCCGGACGCTGGAGGCGCGCGGCGCGTTCTCGGTGCGGCACGGCGTGGAGACCGTCGCGGGCGCTCTGGGCGTCTCCAGATTCACGGTGTACAACTACCTGAACCGGGAACATGCGGCCAAGGGTGAGTAGTTGGCCGAATCTGTGGGAAAGCCGCCGTCCGTATGCCGGGACGGCGGCTTTCTGCGTTCGCAATATTTCAACAAACTGTTGACGTCGTGTTGTCGAGGGCGTTAGCTATCCGCAGCCCGAACAACGCACAGCGAGGAACAGCCACGGAGGCTCCCGTGACGTCGAGCTCCACACCGGGCCTCACCCGGTTCAACGTCCTGGCGGACGGCGAGGCCACCCCCGTACTGCACGAGGTGTGTGCCAGTGCGGCCTGGGGAAGCACCCTCCTCGCCGGGCGTCCGTACGCCACCGAAGAAGCCCTGCTCGACGCGAGCGACGCCGCCACGGCGCGGCTCACCGCGGCGGACCTGGCCGATGCGATGGCGGGCCACCCGCCCATCGGACGCCCGAAGCCCGGCGACCCGACCTCCTCCCGCGAACAGCGGGGCATGGCCGGCGCCTCCGAGGAACTGAAGGCCGAGATGCTCGAACTGAACCTGGCCTACCAGGAGCGGTTCGGACACGTCTTCCTGATCTGCGCCACCGGGGCCACCGGTGAGCAGATGCGTGACGCGGTGAAGTCCCGGATCGGGAACACGCCCGAGCAGGAGCGGGAGATCGTGCGCACCGAACTGGGCAGGATCAACCGCATCCGGCTGACCCGTCTCGTACGGGAGACCCTCGCAGAGGACGCTCCCGCACAGGACTCTTGAGAACGAGGAGAGTGACGGTCCTGAGTACCGACACGACCGCATCGGTGTCCACCCACATCCTGGACACCAGCATCGGCCGCCCCGCCGCGTCCGTCGCCGTCACGCTCGCCGCCCGCAGCGGAGGGGACGCCCCCTACGTCACGCTCGGAGCCTCCGCCACCGACGCGGACGGGCGCTGCAAGGACCTCCCGGCGCTGCCGGAGGGCACGACCCACGTACGGCTCGGCTTCGACACCGGGACGTACTTTTCCAAGAAGCAAGCCGAGGCGCAGCAGGACGCCCCCCGCGTAAGGGACAGCGGCGCGTTCTTCCCGGAGGTGACCATCGCGTTCGCGGTCGTTCCGGGCGAGCACTACCACGTACCGCTGCTGCTCAACCCGTTCGGCTACTCCGTTTACCGAGGGAGCTAGCACCGACATGCCCACGATTCTCGGCCAGAACCAGTACGGCAAAGCAGAGAACCGCGTCGTCAAGATCGTGCGGGACGGCGACACCCACCACATCAAGGACCTGAACGTCTCGGTCGCCCTCTCCGGCGACATGGACGACGTCCACTACTCCGGCTCCAACGCCAACGTCCTGCCGACCGACACCACCAAGAACACGGTGTTCGCGTTCGCCAAGGAGCACGGGATCGAGTCCGCCGAGCAGTTCGGCATCCACCTCGCCCGGCACTTCGTCACCTCGCAGGAACCGATCCACCGCGCCCGCATCAGGATCGAGGAGTACGCCTGGGAGCGCATCGCGACCTCCGACGCCAACTCCAGGTTCATCGGCGCCGACGACGTCAAGCACTCCTTCGTCCGCAAGGGCCAGGAGACCCGCGTCACCCAGATCACGTACGACGGAGAGAGCTGGGAGGTCGTCTCCGGCCTCAAGGACCTCACCGTGATGAACTCGACCAACTCCGAATTCTGGGGCTACGTCAAGGACAAGTACACGACGCTGAAAGAGGCGTACGACCGCATCCTGGCGACCGACGTCTCCGCCCGCTGGCGCTACAACTGGACCAGTGACGAGCAGCGTATGCCGAACTGGGAGAAGTCCTACGAGCAGGCGCGCAAGCACCTCCTCCACGCCTTCGCCGAGACGTACTCCCTCTCGCTCCAGCAGACCCTGTACCAGATGGGTTCGCGCATCATCAACAGCCGCAGCGAGATCGATGAGATCCGGTTCTCGCTGCCGAACAACCACCACTTCCTGGTGGACCTCGAACCGTTCGGACTGAAGAACGGCACCGACGACGGGGCCGTCTACTTCGCGGCGGACCGCCCCTACGGACTGATCGAGGCCACCGTGCTCCGGGACGGCGTCGAGCCGAAGATCCCGGTCGACATGACCAACCTCTGACGGGGTGCCGAACCGGCCGCCGCCCGCCCGCAGTCGGGCAGCGGCCGGTCACCCGGAGGGAACACCCATGGCACAGCCCGCAACGGGGCCCGCCGAAGGCGCGGGCACAGACCCCTCGACCACCCTCGTCGCCACCGCGGTTCACCCGGTCGACGAGAAGCTTCCGCCGGCGCGGCTCCTCCCCGCCGCACTCCAGCACATCGCCGCCATGTACGCGGGCGTCGTCACCCCTCCGCTGATCATCGGCCAGGCCGTCGGTCTGGACACCGCCGGCATGACCCGGCTCATCGCGGCGAGCCTCCTGATCGCGGGACTCGCCACCGTCCTGCAGACCGTCGGTCTCGGCCGCTTCGCCGGCAACCGGCTCCCCTTCGTCAACGCGGCCTCGTCCGCCGGGATCGCTCCGATGCTCGCCATCGCCGAGACCAGCGCCCCGGGACACCAACTCCCCTCCATCTACGGGGCAGTGATCGTCGCGGGCGTGTTCTGTCTGGCGGTCGGGCCGTTCTTCGGCAGGCTGCTGCGCTTCTTCCCGCCCCTCGTCACCGGCGTGGTCATCACCCTCATCGGCGTCACCCTCATGCCCGTGCCGGTCGCCTGGGCCCGGGGCGGCGACGCCACCGCCGACGACTTCGGCGCCATGAAGTACCTGGCCCTGGCCGCCTTCACCCTCGTCGTCATCCTGCTCATCCAGCGGTTCGGCCGCGGCTTCCTCAAGCAAGTGGCTCTGCTCCTGG
Proteins encoded in this window:
- a CDS encoding 2-hydroxy-3-oxopropionate reductase; translation: MSNPLPKVAWIGLGIMGSPMSENLIKAGYSVTGYTLEQDKIDRLVAAGGTGASSIADAVRDADVVITMVPASPQVEAVAYGPDGILENAKRGALLVDMSSITPQTSVDLAENAAAKGIRVLDAPVSGGEAGAIEAVLSIMVGGEQADFDAAKPLLEALGKTIALCGPHGSGQTVKAANQLIVAVNIQACAEAVVFLEKSGVDLAAALDVLNGGLAGSTVLARKKDNFLKRDFTPGFRIDLHHKDMGIVTDAARNVGAALPVGGVVAQLVASLRAQGDGGLDHSALLRSVERLSGSQV
- the uraD gene encoding 2-oxo-4-hydroxy-4-carboxy-5-ureidoimidazoline decarboxylase, which gives rise to MTSSSTPGLTRFNVLADGEATPVLHEVCASAAWGSTLLAGRPYATEEALLDASDAATARLTAADLADAMAGHPPIGRPKPGDPTSSREQRGMAGASEELKAEMLELNLAYQERFGHVFLICATGATGEQMRDAVKSRIGNTPEQEREIVRTELGRINRIRLTRLVRETLAEDAPAQDS
- a CDS encoding TIM barrel protein — encoded protein: MGYPDQRFDVNLSILFTELPLLERPAAAAAAGFTAVELWWPWTETPTPPQAELDALRKALDDAGTQLVGLNFYAGQLPGPDRGALSVPGEEADRFRANIEVAAGFAASVGCTALNALYGNRVEGTDPQVQDALALENLVLAARAADRVGAILLVETLNEPESPLYPLVSAPAAIEVVDRVNAAAGLGNAKFLLDLYHLSMNGEDLSQVIKAYAAKTGHVQIADNPGRGAPGTGSLPLERLLDELKDAGYTGRVGLEYKPGDRPSAEAFDWLPEAARADR
- the gcl gene encoding glyoxylate carboligase gives rise to the protein MPRMTAARAAVEILKREGVSNAFGVPGAAINPFYAALKAAGGVHHTLARHVEGASHMAEGYTRAGAGNIGVCIGTSGPAGTDMITGLYSAIADSIPILCITGQAPTAVLHKEDFQAVDIASIARPVTKAATTVLEAAQVPGVFQQAFHLMRTGRPGPVLIDLPIDVQLTEIEFDPELYEPLPVHKPAASRKQIERALAMLNASERPLLVAGGGIINADASGLLVEFAELTGVPVVPTLMGWGVLPDDHELNAGMVGLQTSHRYGNANFLESDFVLGIGNRWANRHTGKLDVYTRGRTFVHVDIEPTQLGKIFAPDLGIASDAKAALELFVEVARELKAEGGLKDRSAWAASTQERRATLQRRTHFDSVPLKPQRVYEEMNRAFGPETRYVTTIGLSQIAGAQMLHVYRPRHWINCGQAGPLGWTIPAALGVATADPEGTVVALSGDYDFQFMLEELAVGAQHRIPYVHVLVNNSYLGLIRQAQRNFDIDFQVNLEFENLNSPELGVYGVDHVKVVEGLGCKAIRVTEPDQLLPAFEEAKKLAAEFRVPVVVEAILERVTNIAMGGSDIASVNEFEDLATDPSHAPTAIRPLTAS
- a CDS encoding catalase, whose product is MAKRVLTTESGAPVADNQNSASAGVGGPLLLQDQHLLEKLARFNRERIPERVVHARGSGAYGYFEVTDDVTGFTRADFLSEVGKRTETFIRFSTVADSLGGADAVRDPRGFALKFYTDEGNYDLVGNNTPVFFIKDPIKFPDFIHSQKRDPFTGRQEPDNVWDFWAHSPEATHQVTWLMGDRGIPASYRHMNGYGSHTYQWTNAKGEAFFVKYHFKTNQGVRSLSSEQAAELVGKDANSHQTDLLQAIERGVNPSWTLYVQVMPAAEAAEYRFNPFDLTKVWPHADHPLQRVGRLVLDRNPDNVFAEVEQAAFSPNNFVPGIGPSPDKMLQGRLFAYADAHRYRLGVNHTQLPVNAPRNPVVDNYGRDGLHATRYGSRHDKNYEPNSYAGPAQTDAALSSPLAVHGWTGTHEAPAHAKDDDFFQAGELYRLMSEDEKGRLVANIAGGLSQVTRDDVIEKNLAHFHAADADYGKRVEEAVRALRED
- a CDS encoding helix-turn-helix domain-containing protein, with translation MGAELLGPDRAEQDDIVLAWEGRDVIAVRLPQLSDSLDHILAAMERRHGMPLADLDRKAKQSVVRTLEARGAFSVRHGVETVAGALGVSRFTVYNYLNREHAAKGE
- the uraH gene encoding hydroxyisourate hydrolase; translated protein: MSTDTTASVSTHILDTSIGRPAASVAVTLAARSGGDAPYVTLGASATDADGRCKDLPALPEGTTHVRLGFDTGTYFSKKQAEAQQDAPRVRDSGAFFPEVTIAFAVVPGEHYHVPLLLNPFGYSVYRGS
- the pucL gene encoding factor-independent urate hydroxylase, producing the protein MPTILGQNQYGKAENRVVKIVRDGDTHHIKDLNVSVALSGDMDDVHYSGSNANVLPTDTTKNTVFAFAKEHGIESAEQFGIHLARHFVTSQEPIHRARIRIEEYAWERIATSDANSRFIGADDVKHSFVRKGQETRVTQITYDGESWEVVSGLKDLTVMNSTNSEFWGYVKDKYTTLKEAYDRILATDVSARWRYNWTSDEQRMPNWEKSYEQARKHLLHAFAETYSLSLQQTLYQMGSRIINSRSEIDEIRFSLPNNHHFLVDLEPFGLKNGTDDGAVYFAADRPYGLIEATVLRDGVEPKIPVDMTNL
- a CDS encoding GNAT family N-acetyltransferase yields the protein MRIRSARRSDLPVLQDIERAAGEPFRALGMAFVADDDPPPLDLLESYRQAGRCWVATDPLSATGDRPLGYVLADPVDDALHIEQVSVDPAAARRGIGRELIAHLAGVAARHGMTALTLTTFTDVPWNAPYYARIGFRVLCEEELTDGLRTIRGEEAQHGLDRWPRVCMRRELAAVPPPKNARTVARPPLLPDTSGASGASEAVAVGGGA